In Desulfoferula mesophila, the genomic window CAACACCGGGCTCTTGGACGTGCTTCTGCCCGCCTTTACCAAGCAAAGCGGCATCACCGTGCACTATCTGCCCATGGGCACGGGCAAGGCCCTGGCCACCGCCCGGCGCTGCGACGCCGACGTGGTGATCGTGCACGCCCCGGCCCTGGAAGAGCGCTTCGTGGCCGAGGGCTATGGAGTGGATCGCCAGGCGCTGATGCACAACTACTTCGTATTGGTGGGCCCCCGCAGTGATCCGGCCAAGGTCAAGGGGGCCAAAACCGTGGAGCAGGCCCTGGAGCGCATCGCCCGGGCCAAGGCCCCCTTCCTGTCTCGGGGCGACAACTCGGGCACCCAGGTGAAGGAACTGGCCCTGTGGAAGGCGGCGGGCATCAAGCCCGACTGGCCGGCCTACCGCGAGGCGGGCCGGGGCATGGGCCCCACCCTGACCATGGCCGACGAGCTGGGCGCCTATACCCTCAGCGACATAGCCACCTATCGCAAGTATCTGAGCACCGGCCGTATAAGCCTGGTGATCAT contains:
- a CDS encoding substrate-binding domain-containing protein, which gives rise to MRARVLLIALAALLLAAPSLAADRLVLATTTSTANTGLLDVLLPAFTKQSGITVHYLPMGTGKALATARRCDADVVIVHAPALEERFVAEGYGVDRQALMHNYFVLVGPRSDPAKVKGAKTVEQALERIARAKAPFLSRGDNSGTQVKELALWKAAGIKPDWPAYREAGRGMGPTLTMADELGAYTLSDIATYRKYLSTGRISLVIMIDNQDLLRNPYSVILVNPAKCPKAKYAQAKKFAEFLLSPQGQKIIADYKADGKKLFWPAHPPK